In one window of Acidovorax sp. HDW3 DNA:
- a CDS encoding FGGY-family carbohydrate kinase has protein sequence MTPSYLLAIDAGTQSVRALLFDLQGHLVDKAQVPITSYQSPQPGWMECAPDAFWQHLCQAAQRLWANTRVPKAALAGVVLTTQRAVPVALDAAGQALRPSMIWLDHRRAAHAPRLPWWWELAFGAIGMRATLRHFQREAEANWIAQHQPDLWARTAHYLLLPGYLHWRLCGRMVDAVANQVGYVPFDYKKGRWAGAHDWKWHALPVTRAMLPELVPAGTVIGSISAQAAQDSGIPAGLPLVAGAADKACEVLGAGCLTPEIGCLSYGTAATFNTCTARYREVTPFIPPYQAAVPGHYNTEVQITRGFWMVRWFKEQFGQHEEKEALARGVAPESLFDALVGAVPPGAQGLMLQPFWNPGIKWPGPEAKGAIIGFGDVHTRAHMYRAILEGLAYALREAKERTERRTGVPITRLRVSGGGSQSDAAMQITANVFNLPCERPHLYETSGLGAAIIASVGLGLHPDYASAVRAMARTGQVFTPEPAHARTYEQLYRRVYQRMYERLQPLYRDIRAITGYPSHD, from the coding sequence ATGACCCCGTCCTACCTGCTGGCCATCGACGCCGGCACGCAAAGCGTGCGCGCCCTGCTGTTCGACCTGCAGGGCCACCTGGTGGACAAGGCGCAGGTGCCCATCACCAGCTACCAGTCGCCCCAGCCCGGCTGGATGGAATGCGCGCCCGACGCCTTCTGGCAGCACCTGTGCCAGGCGGCGCAGCGCCTGTGGGCCAACACGCGCGTGCCCAAGGCGGCGCTTGCCGGCGTGGTGCTGACGACGCAGCGCGCGGTGCCGGTGGCGCTCGATGCCGCTGGCCAAGCGCTGCGCCCCTCCATGATCTGGCTCGACCACCGCCGCGCCGCGCACGCGCCGCGCCTGCCCTGGTGGTGGGAGCTGGCCTTTGGCGCCATCGGGATGCGCGCCACGCTGCGCCACTTCCAGCGCGAGGCCGAGGCCAACTGGATCGCCCAGCACCAGCCCGACCTGTGGGCGCGCACCGCGCACTACCTGCTGCTGCCGGGCTACCTGCACTGGCGCCTGTGCGGGCGCATGGTGGACGCCGTGGCCAACCAGGTCGGCTACGTGCCGTTCGACTACAAAAAAGGCCGCTGGGCCGGCGCGCACGACTGGAAGTGGCACGCCCTGCCCGTCACCCGCGCCATGCTGCCCGAGCTGGTGCCGGCCGGCACCGTCATCGGCAGCATCAGCGCCCAGGCGGCGCAGGACAGCGGCATTCCCGCCGGCCTGCCGCTGGTGGCGGGCGCGGCCGACAAAGCCTGCGAGGTGCTGGGCGCGGGCTGCCTGACGCCCGAGATCGGGTGCCTCTCCTACGGCACGGCGGCCACCTTCAACACCTGCACGGCACGCTACCGCGAGGTCACGCCCTTCATCCCGCCCTACCAGGCGGCCGTGCCCGGGCACTACAACACCGAGGTGCAGATCACGCGCGGCTTCTGGATGGTGCGCTGGTTCAAGGAGCAGTTCGGCCAGCACGAGGAGAAAGAAGCCCTGGCGCGCGGCGTGGCACCCGAGAGCCTGTTCGACGCATTGGTGGGCGCCGTGCCTCCCGGCGCCCAGGGGCTGATGCTGCAGCCCTTCTGGAACCCCGGCATCAAATGGCCCGGCCCCGAGGCCAAGGGCGCCATCATCGGCTTTGGCGACGTGCACACCCGCGCCCACATGTACCGCGCCATCCTGGAGGGCCTGGCCTACGCCCTGCGCGAGGCCAAGGAGCGCACCGAACGGCGCACGGGCGTGCCCATCACGCGATTGCGCGTCTCGGGCGGCGGCTCGCAAAGCGACGCCGCCATGCAGATCACCGCCAACGTCTTCAACCTGCCCTGCGAGCGCCCGCATTTGTACGAAACCAGCGGCCTGGGCGCGGCCATCATCGCCAGCGTCGGCCTGGGCCTGCACCCGGACTACGCCAGCGCCGTGCGCGCCATGGCGCGCACCGGCCAGGTCTTCACCCCCGAGCCGGCGCACGCGCGCACCTACGAGCAGCTCTACCGGCGCGTGTACCAGCGCATGTATGAGCGGCTGCAGCCGCTGTACCGCGACATTCGGGCGATTACGGGCTATCCGTCGCACGACTGA
- the radA gene encoding DNA repair protein RadA gives MAKDKTLYTCNECGASSPRWLGKCPGCGGWNTLVETLAESAGSGKNRLSASAGQYTGLAQAQAVQPLVSIEANEVARTQSGIEELDRVLGGGVVEGAVVLIGGDPGIGKSTLLLQAMDALQRAGLPTLYVTGEESGAQVALRARRLGIEGSQVQLLAEIQLEKILATVQAEQPAVCVIDSIQTVYSDQLTSAPGSVAQVRECAAHLTRLAKATGIAVILVGHVTKEGALAGPRVLEHMVDTVLYFEGDTHSSYRLVRAIKNRFGAVNEIGVFAMTERGLRGVSNPSAIFLSQHSEPVPGSCVLVTLEGTRPLLVEIQALVDGGGVSPRRLSVGLERDRLAMLLAVLHRHAGVACADQDVFVNAVGGVRISEPAADLAVLLAITSSLRGKALPKGFIAFGEVGLAGEVRPAPRGQERLKEAAKLGFTVAVVPKANAPKKPIAGLVIHAVERVDEAMTVVRGLD, from the coding sequence ATGGCCAAAGACAAAACCCTCTACACCTGCAACGAATGTGGCGCCAGCAGCCCGCGCTGGCTCGGCAAGTGCCCCGGCTGCGGCGGCTGGAACACGCTGGTGGAGACCCTGGCCGAGAGTGCCGGCAGCGGCAAGAACCGGCTGAGCGCCAGCGCCGGCCAGTACACCGGCCTGGCGCAGGCGCAGGCGGTGCAGCCGCTGGTGAGCATCGAGGCGAACGAGGTGGCGCGCACGCAAAGCGGCATCGAGGAGCTCGACCGCGTGCTCGGCGGCGGCGTCGTCGAGGGCGCGGTGGTGCTCATCGGCGGCGATCCGGGCATTGGCAAATCCACCCTGCTGCTGCAGGCCATGGATGCGCTGCAGCGCGCCGGCCTGCCCACGCTCTACGTCACGGGCGAGGAGAGCGGCGCGCAGGTGGCGCTGCGCGCGCGCCGCCTGGGCATCGAGGGTAGCCAGGTGCAGTTGCTCGCTGAAATTCAGCTGGAAAAAATCCTCGCCACGGTACAGGCCGAGCAGCCGGCGGTGTGCGTCATCGACTCCATCCAGACGGTGTACTCCGACCAGCTCACCAGCGCCCCCGGCAGCGTCGCCCAGGTGCGCGAGTGCGCCGCGCACCTCACGCGCCTGGCCAAGGCCACGGGCATTGCCGTCATCCTGGTCGGCCACGTGACCAAGGAGGGCGCGCTCGCCGGCCCGCGCGTGCTCGAACACATGGTCGATACCGTGCTGTACTTCGAGGGCGATACGCACAGCAGCTACCGCCTGGTGCGCGCCATCAAGAACCGTTTTGGCGCCGTCAACGAGATCGGCGTCTTCGCCATGACCGAGCGCGGCCTGCGCGGCGTCTCCAACCCGAGCGCAATTTTTTTGAGCCAGCACAGCGAGCCCGTGCCCGGCAGCTGCGTGCTGGTCACCCTTGAAGGCACGCGCCCGCTGCTGGTGGAGATTCAAGCCCTGGTCGATGGCGGCGGGGTGAGCCCCCGGCGCCTGTCGGTGGGCCTGGAGCGCGACCGCCTGGCCATGCTGCTGGCGGTGCTGCACCGCCACGCCGGCGTCGCCTGCGCCGACCAGGACGTGTTCGTCAACGCCGTCGGCGGCGTGCGCATCAGCGAGCCGGCGGCGGATTTGGCGGTGCTGCTGGCCATCACCAGCAGCCTGCGCGGCAAGGCCCTGCCCAAGGGTTTTATCGCCTTTGGCGAAGTCGGCCTGGCGGGCGAGGTGCGGCCCGCGCCGCGCGGCCAGGAGCGTTTGAAGGAGGCGGCCAAGCTCGGCTTCACGGTGGCCGTGGT
- a CDS encoding glycerol-3-phosphate dehydrogenase/oxidase — MAGMNRAADLARLTSQDWDLVVIGGGISGAGVAQQAAAQGWRVLLAEQQDFAWGTSSRSSKLVHGGLRYLAQGDIATTWHSLQERQRLLREAPGLVVPQRFLLPDCAGQKPGRRLVQLGLALYDAMARTRQHRYAALPETALLAPGLAPPGLRGALLFQDAQTDDARLVLRVLHAARLAGATTLNYLAVRSVQRAPGGAQALQLQDTLTGTPYGLRVRCVVNATGVWADGLRGQRAPLLRPLRGSHLIVPLWRLPVAQSISFMHPRDGRPVFLYPWEGATLIGTTDLDHHDALGAEARITGAEVDYLLQAVNVLFPGAQLAAADVSACYAGVRPVLADGHQEASKATREHVVCDEGGFITLTGGKLTTFRPMAQDALALAAAHVGKPFVRSAAPVLAPASALPPGWSPAVRQRLQARYGSLAADWCTPAPAEALQRIAGTHTLWLELPLAARHEAVQHLDDLLLRRTRLGLLLPQGAQALLPQVRQLCAPHLDWSAARWDEETARYQALVAAHYQLPTGEQTPHA; from the coding sequence ATGGCAGGAATGAACCGCGCTGCCGACCTGGCCCGGCTGACCAGCCAGGACTGGGATCTGGTCGTCATCGGCGGCGGCATCAGCGGCGCGGGCGTGGCGCAGCAGGCGGCAGCGCAGGGCTGGCGCGTGCTGCTGGCCGAGCAGCAGGACTTTGCCTGGGGCACGTCCAGCCGTTCATCCAAATTGGTGCACGGCGGCCTGCGCTACCTGGCGCAGGGCGACATCGCCACCACCTGGCACAGCCTGCAAGAGCGCCAGCGCCTGCTGCGCGAGGCCCCGGGCCTGGTCGTGCCGCAGCGCTTTTTGCTGCCCGACTGCGCCGGCCAAAAACCCGGGCGCCGCCTGGTACAGCTGGGGCTGGCGCTGTACGACGCCATGGCGCGCACGCGCCAGCACCGCTACGCCGCGCTGCCCGAAACCGCCCTGCTCGCCCCCGGCCTGGCGCCACCGGGGCTGCGCGGCGCGCTGCTGTTCCAAGACGCGCAGACCGACGACGCCCGCCTGGTGCTGCGCGTGCTGCACGCGGCGCGCCTGGCGGGGGCCACCACGCTCAACTACCTGGCCGTGCGCAGCGTGCAGCGCGCGCCCGGCGGCGCCCAGGCGCTGCAGCTGCAAGACACCCTCACGGGCACGCCGTACGGCCTGCGCGTGCGCTGCGTGGTCAACGCCACCGGCGTCTGGGCCGATGGGCTGCGCGGCCAGCGCGCGCCGCTACTGCGCCCGCTGCGCGGCAGCCACCTGATCGTGCCGCTGTGGCGCCTGCCGGTGGCGCAAAGCATCAGCTTCATGCACCCGCGCGATGGCCGCCCGGTGTTCCTCTACCCCTGGGAGGGCGCCACGCTCATTGGCACCACCGACCTCGACCACCACGACGCCCTGGGCGCCGAAGCGCGCATCACCGGCGCCGAGGTGGACTACCTGCTGCAGGCCGTGAACGTGCTCTTCCCCGGTGCGCAGCTGGCAGCGGCCGACGTCAGCGCCTGCTACGCCGGCGTGCGCCCGGTGCTCGCCGATGGCCACCAGGAGGCATCGAAAGCCACGCGCGAGCATGTGGTGTGCGACGAGGGCGGATTCATCACCCTCACCGGCGGCAAGCTCACCACCTTCCGCCCCATGGCGCAAGACGCGCTGGCCCTGGCCGCCGCCCATGTGGGCAAGCCCTTTGTGCGCAGCGCCGCACCCGTGCTCGCCCCCGCCAGCGCCCTGCCCCCCGGCTGGAGCCCCGCCGTGCGCCAGCGCCTGCAGGCACGCTACGGCAGCCTGGCCGCCGACTGGTGCACCCCGGCCCCGGCAGAGGCCCTGCAGCGCATTGCCGGCACGCACACCCTGTGGCTGGAGCTGCCCCTGGCCGCACGCCACGAGGCCGTGCAGCACCTGGACGACCTGCTGCTGCGCCGCACCCGCCTGGGCCTGCTGCTGCCCCAGGGCGCGCAGGCGCTCTTGCCGCAGGTGCGCCAGCTGTGCGCGCCGCACCTGGACTGGAGCGCCGCGCGCTGGGACGAGGAAACCGCCCGCTACCAGGCGCTGGTGGCCGCGCATTACCAGTTGCCAACGGGGGAGCAAACACCCCATGCATAA
- the alr gene encoding alanine racemase, producing MPRPIQATIDLPALQHNLARCRAAAPDARLWAVVKANAYGHGIERVYDALRGTDGFALLDLAEAQRLRQLGWRGPILLLEGVFEPRDLELCSRLSLWHAVHCEAQIDWLAAHKTQAPHRVFLKMNTGMNRLGFTPQRYRSAWARLSALPQVDEISHMAHFANADVEGGLAAPLQLFHTATHDLPGERSLSNSAALLRHGDQAPVRCDWVRAGIALYGSAPDHPAHRSAHWDLQPTMTLATRLLATQQLQAGDSVGYGARFTASAPMLIGIAACGYADGYPRHADNGTPVLVDGVRTRLVGRVSMDMLSVDLTPLLEAGLAPGLGSEVTLWGRAGNGTVLPIDDVAEGAGTVGYELMCAVAPRVPVVVDAI from the coding sequence ATGCCCCGTCCCATCCAAGCCACCATCGACCTGCCGGCCCTGCAGCACAACCTGGCGCGCTGCCGCGCGGCGGCGCCGGACGCGCGCCTGTGGGCCGTGGTCAAGGCCAACGCCTACGGCCATGGCATCGAGCGCGTGTACGACGCCCTGCGCGGCACCGACGGCTTTGCCCTGCTCGACCTGGCCGAGGCGCAGCGCCTGCGCCAGCTCGGCTGGCGCGGCCCGATCCTGCTGCTCGAAGGCGTGTTCGAGCCGCGCGACCTGGAGCTGTGCTCGCGCCTGTCGCTGTGGCACGCCGTGCATTGCGAGGCGCAGATCGACTGGCTGGCGGCGCACAAAACCCAGGCGCCGCACCGCGTCTTTTTGAAAATGAACACCGGCATGAACCGCCTGGGGTTTACGCCGCAGCGCTACCGCAGCGCCTGGGCGCGGCTGTCGGCGCTGCCGCAGGTCGATGAAATCTCGCACATGGCGCACTTTGCCAACGCCGATGTCGAGGGCGGCCTGGCCGCACCGCTGCAGCTGTTCCATACCGCCACGCACGACCTGCCCGGCGAGCGCAGCCTGAGCAACAGCGCCGCCTTGCTGCGCCACGGCGACCAAGCCCCGGTGCGCTGCGACTGGGTGCGCGCCGGCATCGCCCTCTACGGCAGCGCCCCCGACCACCCGGCGCACCGCAGCGCCCACTGGGACTTGCAGCCGACCATGACGCTCGCCACCCGCCTGCTGGCAACGCAGCAGCTGCAGGCGGGCGACAGCGTCGGCTACGGCGCGCGCTTTACGGCCAGCGCGCCGATGCTCATCGGCATCGCCGCCTGCGGCTACGCCGACGGCTATCCGCGCCACGCCGACAACGGCACGCCGGTGCTGGTCGATGGCGTGCGCACACGCCTGGTCGGGCGCGTGAGCATGGACATGCTGAGCGTCGATCTGACGCCGCTGCTGGAAGCGGGCCTGGCCCCCGGCCTGGGCAGCGAAGTCACGCTCTGGGGGCGCGCGGGCAACGGCACGGTGCTGCCCATCGACGATGTGGCCGAGGGCGCGGGCACGGTGGGCTACGAGCTAATGTGCGCCGTCGCGCCGCGCGTGCCCGTCGTGGTGGACGCGATCTGA
- the lplT gene encoding lysophospholipid transporter LplT has protein sequence MKRGFYTIMAAQFFSSLADNALFVVAVELLRSAGAAEWQRAALVPMFALFYVLLAPFVGAFADALPKGRVMFLSNAIKVLGCLLMLWGSHPLLAYAIVGLGAAAYSPAKYGILTELLPASQLVKANGWIEGLTITSIILGVLLGGQLVAPHLAGPILAWQLPGIDLPAEAAILALVPVYALAAGFNLRIPRTGVSLQPMPRQLWQLLTDFWRCNLCLWRDKLGQISLATTTLFWGVSGNLRYIVLAWAAAALGYSTTQASALVGVVAIGTAAGAVWASLRMRLNKATRVIPLGIAMGLLVVGMNLIHSVWLAVPFLIVLGGLGGFLVVPMNALLQHRGHNLMGSGRSIAVQNFNEQAAILCMGGFYSLSTRLGLSAFGAIAVFGLLVASVMWLIGLWLAHNTRRHRKEMGRLLAIARRDHH, from the coding sequence ATGAAGCGCGGTTTCTACACCATCATGGCGGCGCAGTTTTTCAGCTCGCTGGCCGACAATGCCCTCTTCGTCGTCGCCGTGGAACTGCTGCGCTCGGCCGGGGCCGCCGAATGGCAGCGCGCCGCCCTGGTGCCCATGTTTGCGCTGTTCTACGTGCTGCTGGCGCCCTTCGTCGGCGCTTTTGCCGACGCCCTGCCCAAGGGCCGGGTCATGTTCCTGAGCAACGCCATCAAGGTGCTGGGCTGCCTGCTCATGCTCTGGGGCTCGCACCCGCTGCTGGCCTACGCCATCGTCGGCCTGGGCGCGGCGGCGTACTCGCCGGCCAAGTACGGCATCCTCACCGAGCTGCTGCCGGCCTCGCAGCTGGTCAAGGCCAACGGTTGGATCGAGGGCCTGACGATCACCTCCATCATCCTGGGCGTGCTGCTGGGCGGGCAGCTGGTGGCGCCGCACCTGGCGGGCCCGATCCTGGCCTGGCAGCTGCCGGGCATCGACTTGCCGGCTGAGGCGGCCATCCTGGCACTGGTGCCGGTGTACGCGCTGGCAGCGGGCTTCAACCTGCGCATCCCCCGCACCGGCGTGTCCTTGCAGCCCATGCCGCGCCAGCTGTGGCAGCTGTTGACCGATTTCTGGCGCTGCAACCTGTGCCTGTGGCGCGACAAGCTCGGACAGATCTCGCTGGCGACGACGACGCTGTTCTGGGGCGTCTCGGGCAACCTGCGCTACATCGTGCTCGCCTGGGCGGCAGCAGCGCTGGGCTACAGCACCACCCAGGCCTCGGCGCTGGTGGGGGTGGTGGCCATCGGTACGGCGGCGGGCGCCGTCTGGGCCTCGCTGCGGATGCGCCTGAACAAGGCCACGCGCGTGATTCCGCTGGGCATTGCCATGGGCCTGCTGGTGGTGGGCATGAACCTGATCCACAGCGTCTGGCTGGCGGTGCCGTTTTTGATCGTGCTCGGCGGCCTGGGCGGCTTCCTGGTGGTGCCCATGAACGCGCTTTTGCAACACCGGGGCCACAACCTGATGGGTTCGGGGCGCTCGATTGCGGTGCAGAACTTCAACGAGCAGGCCGCCATTCTCTGCATGGGGGGCTTCTACAGCCTCTCAACGCGCCTGGGCCTGTCCGCCTTTGGCGCCATTGCCGTTTTTGGCCTGCTGGTGGCGAGCGTGATGTGGCTCATCGGTCTATGGCTGGCCCACAACACCCGCCGCCACCGCAAAGAGATGGGTCGGCTGCTCGCCATCGCCCGGCGCGATCACCATTGA